CATTTACTAATTTATTTAATGAAGAGGTTGCTGTATTTCCTGAATTATTAGCAAATGAAACTTTGTAACCACCATTCCAATCATTTACAATAGTAGTCATTACTTCACTCATTTTAGCAACAACATCTGTTAAATACATCTTGTATTTTGCTGCGTCAGTATCTGTTGTATATTTAGCTACAATAGCATTATCATCTGCTGCCACTCCATAAAACAAATAGTCTAAGGCAGGAAACCCTTGAGCATCATGATTATTTGGATGAGCTAAATCATACCCTCCATTAGATATATTTGATTCAACATCGGCTACGGTAAGTGGATAGATATTAAAGTGATTCACAAAACCAATTTCTTCGGCCTTTCCAATATTAAACATTTCTACCCATTGCCAAGATTTATATGCTTGATACCAAGCAGTACGTGCATCTTCTAAAGTAAGTGTGCTTGGTGCATTGTTAAACGCTTCCACCTTTCCTTTTAAAACAATCAATTTACTATTAAAATCTTGAAAAGAAGGAACGATAATATTATCTGCTAAGTTTGTTAGCATTGCTTTTCTATCAAAATTATCTGTAGGTCCTACATCATCTGAACTTGAACTACTACATGCATAAATAGTAACTGCAAGTACTAGTAGAGGAATAATTTTTTTGAACATAATTTTTATTTCTATTTATTCTAAATAAAAGACATGCAAATATAAAAAAAGTAGCTAATCGTTAGCTACTTTTTATGAAATATTATTAGATAAAACTATTACTTAGTTTACTGTTTCAGCTACAGTAAAGTTAAATTTAGCTGCAATCTTGTTTGAAATATTGTCTAACGTTGCAGGTGTAGTATTTTCCCATAAACCATTTCCTGTACCTATTAAATCATTTATGTACCCATCTACTTCAGCTTTTGTAAAGTAAGATTCTGTAGAATTTGGTTTTCTAGTAAATTGTAAACTATAAATAAAACCTAAACCTTCC
The sequence above is a segment of the Tenacibaculum sp. 190130A14a genome. Coding sequences within it:
- a CDS encoding imelysin family protein; this encodes MFKKIIPLLVLAVTIYACSSSSSDDVGPTDNFDRKAMLTNLADNIIVPSFQDFNSKLIVLKGKVEAFNNAPSTLTLEDARTAWYQAYKSWQWVEMFNIGKAEEIGFVNHFNIYPLTVADVESNISNGGYDLAHPNNHDAQGFPALDYLFYGVAADDNAIVAKYTTDTDAAKYKMYLTDVVAKMSEVMTTIVNDWNGGYKVSFANNSGNTATSSLNKLVNDFIYYYEKGLRANKVGIPAGNFSATTLPEKVEAFYKKTSSKELSLEALTAVQSFFNGTKFNAVSSGASFKTYLEALNKGDLVTKINNQFGLAKTQINGLNANFYEQINTNNTEMLKAYDELQKAVVLLKVDMLQAFNVSVDYVDADGD